The following proteins are co-located in the bacterium genome:
- a CDS encoding integration host factor subunit beta, with protein MNKSELIEKLADKTGLNVIQAEEVVNLIYKKMRDTLVGGGRIEIRGFGSFVVKEYDSYQGRNPKTGQRIDVPKKKLPFFKVGKELKERIDQIEDQEDSGASVSH; from the coding sequence GTGAACAAGTCTGAGCTGATAGAGAAGCTAGCTGATAAAACGGGTCTTAACGTCATTCAGGCAGAGGAGGTAGTGAACCTCATTTATAAAAAGATGAGGGATACCCTCGTTGGTGGAGGTCGAATAGAGATTCGAGGCTTCGGTAGCTTTGTTGTTAAAGAGTATGATTCCTATCAGGGGAGAAACCCAAAGACTGGTCAACGTATTGATGTTCCCAAAAAGAAACTTCCCTTTTTCAAGGTGGGGAAGGAGCTTAAGGAGCGTATTGACCAGATAGAAGATCAAGAAGATTCTGGTGCATCTGTTTCGCATTAA
- a CDS encoding tetratricopeptide repeat protein produces MNLVKWRWGECDPTSRAGILSLMEHPPRESQGPTLSLCMIAKNESHCIRNALESASSLFSEFILVDTGSCDDTAIIAQEFGATVIHQPWMNDFSFHRNTSLSHATGDWILVLDADEVIDESQHKYLRELLQGEKKCYQFIQRHYTNDHRLSRFQPARGSYPHREKQYVGFFDSYLCRLFPNNPKIRYENCVHELVEPSILREHELQLEKCSIILHHYGNTPELIERKKRMGLYAMLGELKLKEQPEEWKNLFELGVEHNTGGRLTESAEYFQKALVLNPENISISVNLGFVLTELCRFQESEDVLLSALQRAPHSPEALCNLAVNYMRQDKEDLAIPHLRKAIALNPNYINAYANLGRAFFKIGAIAEGTQAYEQGIVRAPRNSKILLQFAVSLLDVGILKEARTVLEAVIRLSPDDAPGWQLMAVALERLGLPKEAKFATEKVETLLADTRSLKPSSTRRGA; encoded by the coding sequence ATGAATCTGGTGAAGTGGAGGTGGGGAGAATGCGACCCCACCTCCAGGGCAGGCATCTTAAGTCTCATGGAGCATCCACCACGAGAAAGTCAGGGGCCTACGCTCTCGCTTTGCATGATTGCAAAGAACGAATCGCACTGTATTCGCAATGCTCTGGAGAGTGCTTCTTCCTTGTTTTCTGAATTTATTCTTGTAGATACCGGTTCTTGCGATGATACGGCAATCATCGCTCAGGAGTTTGGAGCAACTGTGATTCATCAGCCATGGATGAATGACTTTTCATTTCACAGAAACACTTCTCTGTCTCACGCCACAGGAGATTGGATTTTAGTGCTTGATGCAGATGAAGTTATTGACGAATCGCAACACAAGTACCTTCGCGAGCTTCTGCAGGGGGAGAAGAAGTGCTACCAGTTTATCCAACGCCACTATACCAACGATCATCGTCTCAGTCGTTTTCAGCCCGCTCGAGGGAGCTATCCTCACAGGGAAAAGCAGTACGTAGGCTTTTTCGATAGTTACTTGTGCCGGTTATTCCCGAATAATCCGAAAATTCGTTATGAGAATTGTGTCCATGAGCTTGTAGAGCCTTCAATCCTTAGAGAGCATGAACTTCAGTTGGAGAAGTGCTCTATCATTCTTCATCACTACGGGAACACTCCCGAGCTTATAGAGAGAAAAAAGAGAATGGGGCTTTATGCAATGCTCGGTGAGCTCAAGCTGAAAGAACAACCAGAAGAGTGGAAAAATTTATTTGAGCTAGGAGTGGAGCACAACACCGGCGGTCGGTTAACCGAGAGTGCAGAATACTTCCAGAAAGCGCTTGTTCTGAATCCTGAAAATATCAGCATTTCAGTTAATTTGGGATTCGTTCTTACTGAGCTTTGCAGGTTTCAAGAGTCAGAAGACGTTTTGTTATCAGCACTGCAAAGAGCTCCTCATAGCCCCGAGGCGTTGTGTAATCTTGCGGTAAACTACATGCGTCAGGATAAAGAAGATCTCGCAATTCCTCACTTGAGAAAAGCGATAGCCCTCAATCCAAATTACATAAATGCCTACGCGAATCTTGGACGTGCATTTTTTAAAATCGGTGCGATAGCAGAAGGTACTCAGGCATACGAGCAGGGAATAGTGAGAGCGCCACGGAATTCAAAGATACTGCTTCAGTTTGCAGTGTCACTTCTTGATGTTGGAATCCTGAAAGAGGCCAGAACCGTCCTAGAGGCGGTCATTCGACTCTCCCCAGATGACGCACCAGGGTGGCAACTGATGGCAGTTGCCCTGGAGCGGCTTGGGCTCCCGAAAGAAGCGAAATTCGCCACTGAAAAAGTGGAAACACTCCTTGCTGACACGCGTTCGCTCAAACCATCTTCAACTCGTAGGGGAGCGTAG